One part of the Sulfolobus tengchongensis genome encodes these proteins:
- the cas1 gene encoding CRISPR-associated endonuclease Cas1, with protein sequence MILIVKKSKITRKGSDIVITTSKGQRQFSTLDLDLLVIIGSEVELDSGTLLFLSSINAPVLIHGKKTDVVLVPPFLTSISSIRKSQYTISDSFALLVAKRFIEGKIKGMINVAKHFAYLNKVSLDSVPSTEKIDSAKDVDELRVIEAELSRKMWEELRKFLPSDFPGRKPRNDDVINRAIDYVYSLVYSICTHALVSVGLDPFYGLMHSNSPGKYSLTYDFSEMFKPFAIHVVITTIRKGFPISLDKRGYLNSSSLTILTKNFYEMMIKRKIRGVVYVKANELKKSIMEYKSFTPYIYRPKDFS encoded by the coding sequence ATGATTCTTATTGTAAAAAAGTCAAAAATTACAAGAAAAGGTTCAGATATAGTTATAACGACTTCTAAAGGGCAAAGACAGTTTAGTACTTTGGATTTAGATCTTCTGGTGATTATAGGAAGTGAGGTTGAGCTGGATTCTGGTACTTTGCTCTTTCTCTCTTCAATTAACGCCCCTGTCCTCATTCATGGTAAGAAAACTGATGTGGTTTTGGTTCCACCTTTCTTGACTTCTATTTCCTCTATTAGGAAATCTCAGTACACCATTTCGGATTCATTTGCTTTGCTCGTAGCTAAGCGTTTTATTGAGGGGAAGATAAAGGGGATGATAAATGTGGCTAAGCACTTCGCATATTTAAATAAGGTGAGCTTAGATTCTGTCCCATCTACGGAAAAAATAGATTCAGCTAAAGATGTTGATGAGTTAAGGGTTATAGAAGCTGAATTGAGTAGAAAGATGTGGGAGGAGTTAAGGAAATTTCTTCCTTCAGATTTTCCCGGGAGAAAGCCTAGAAATGATGACGTTATAAATAGGGCTATTGACTACGTTTACTCGTTAGTTTATTCAATATGTACTCATGCGTTGGTCTCAGTGGGCCTTGATCCATTTTACGGTCTTATGCATTCTAACTCACCTGGAAAATATTCTTTGACTTATGATTTCTCTGAAATGTTTAAGCCTTTTGCGATTCACGTCGTAATTACTACGATAAGAAAAGGGTTTCCGATTAGTTTGGATAAGAGGGGGTACTTGAATTCCTCTTCGCTTACTATATTAACTAAGAACTTTTACGAAATGATGATTAAGAGAAAGATAAGGGGAGTAGTGTACGTTAAAGCAAATGAGCTAAAGAAAAGTATCATGGAATATAAGTCTTTTACACCATATATTTACAGACCTAAAGATTTTAGTTGA